One Staphylococcus simiae genomic region harbors:
- a CDS encoding DUF896 domain-containing protein, whose amino-acid sequence MSENDLNIDRINELARKKKEQGLTEEEAKEQSKLRKAYLDSFRKGFKQQIENTKVIDPEGNDVTPEKIKEIRDKNNEKK is encoded by the coding sequence ATGAGTGAGAATGATTTGAATATAGACAGAATTAATGAACTTGCTAGGAAGAAAAAAGAACAAGGTTTAACAGAGGAAGAAGCGAAAGAGCAATCTAAATTACGAAAAGCCTATTTAGATAGTTTTAGAAAAGGATTCAAACAACAAATTGAAAATACAAAAGTGATTGATCCTGAGGGAAATGATGTTACTCCTGAAAAAATCAAGGAAATACGTGATAAAAATAACGAAAAAAAGTAA
- the ltrA gene encoding group II intron reverse transcriptase/maturase, producing MYRESPSMMELVVRENNIQKAIKKVKKNNGAPGIDGMRVSELTSHFAKYFPQIKQKLLDGTYKPQAVRKVEIPKSNGKKRVLGIPVARDRVIQQAIKQVIEPSIDRTFSKHSHGFRPNRSTGTALKECATYYEEGYLVAVDCDLKQCFDMLNHDKLMYLFERHVQDKAISKFIRRSLQVGAIDLNGNYRSREIGAPQGGVISPLLCNIYLHELDNELEKRGHRFVRYADDFVIFVRTKRAGQRVMESVTKFIEKDLKLIVNSEKSKVGSITRLKFLSCLMTKVNGTYRFRPTMEARRNLKRTLRRLTKRNRPGTFKEIISEINQVTRGWINYFGKGFITGFVTKLQSWLNRRIRQLILKRWKRIKTKYKMLRKYGLDHKSAMKIANSRKKYWRLSSTHEVHRALTTKRLYKWGLEPLTQLAETAYARY from the coding sequence ATGTATCGTGAGTCTCCATCTATGATGGAGCTTGTTGTAAGAGAGAATAATATACAAAAAGCAATTAAGAAAGTGAAGAAAAACAACGGTGCACCTGGCATCGATGGCATGCGAGTAAGTGAATTAACATCACATTTCGCAAAATACTTTCCACAAATTAAACAAAAACTGCTTGATGGCACGTATAAGCCACAAGCAGTAAGAAAGGTTGAAATACCTAAATCAAATGGGAAAAAGCGCGTGCTTGGAATCCCTGTCGCAAGAGACAGAGTTATCCAACAAGCCATTAAACAAGTCATTGAACCTAGTATCGACCGTACTTTCTCAAAACACAGTCATGGCTTTAGACCGAATCGTAGTACAGGAACTGCACTTAAAGAATGTGCAACATACTATGAAGAAGGTTACTTAGTTGCAGTTGATTGTGATTTAAAACAGTGCTTTGATATGTTGAACCATGATAAATTAATGTATCTATTTGAACGACATGTTCAAGATAAAGCCATTTCTAAATTTATTCGTAGAAGCCTACAGGTTGGTGCAATCGACCTCAATGGTAATTATCGAAGTAGAGAAATAGGTGCACCGCAAGGTGGTGTTATTTCCCCGTTACTTTGTAATATTTATCTTCACGAATTAGATAATGAATTGGAGAAACGTGGTCATCGCTTTGTTCGTTATGCAGATGACTTCGTCATCTTTGTACGTACAAAACGAGCGGGTCAACGTGTCATGGAAAGTGTGACAAAGTTTATCGAAAAAGACCTTAAACTTATTGTAAATAGTGAAAAGAGCAAGGTAGGTTCTATCACACGTTTAAAGTTCTTGAGTTGTCTAATGACCAAAGTAAATGGGACTTATCGTTTCAGACCGACTATGGAAGCAAGAAGAAATTTAAAACGCACCTTAAGACGTCTAACGAAACGAAATAGACCAGGTACCTTTAAAGAGATTATATCAGAAATTAATCAAGTAACACGAGGGTGGATAAATTACTTTGGTAAAGGATTTATTACAGGTTTTGTAACGAAGTTACAATCATGGTTAAACCGACGCATTAGACAACTAATCCTCAAAAGATGGAAAAGAATAAAAACCAAATATAAGATGTTACGTAAGTATGGACTTGACCATAAGAGTGCAATGAAAATTGCCAATTCAAGAAAGAAATACTGGCGCTTATCATCAACGCATGAAGTTCATCGTGCACTTACAACAAAACGTCTCTACAAGTGGGGGTTAGAACCATTAACCCAACTCGCAGAGACGGCTTACGCAAGATATTGA
- the mscL gene encoding large conductance mechanosensitive channel protein MscL has translation MLKEFKEFASKGNVLDLAVAVVMGAAFNKIVTALVQYIIMPLIGKIFGSVDFAKEWSFWGIKYGLFIQSIIDFIIIAFALFIFVKIANTLMKKEDEEEVLEENTVLLTEIRDLLREKN, from the coding sequence ATGTTAAAAGAATTTAAAGAGTTCGCTTCAAAAGGGAATGTACTTGATTTAGCTGTAGCTGTTGTTATGGGAGCTGCATTCAACAAGATTGTAACAGCATTAGTTCAATATATTATAATGCCATTAATTGGTAAAATTTTCGGCTCAGTTGACTTTGCAAAAGAATGGTCATTCTGGGGAATTAAATATGGTCTATTTATCCAGTCAATTATCGACTTTATCATTATCGCATTTGCATTATTCATCTTCGTAAAAATTGCTAACACATTAATGAAAAAAGAAGATGAAGAAGAAGTACTTGAAGAAAATACTGTCTTACTTACAGAAATCAGAGACTTATTAAGAGAAAAAAACTAA
- a CDS encoding CcdC family protein: protein MLYLIFSIVVAFFMGAMVIVIRMKAQNYPVNEKKIILPPFFMSTGALMYVVPYFRLTGQEMLESLILGVLFSTVLIWTSRFEIKGSDIYMKRSKAFPVILISLLVIRTVMKIFISKEIDPGEIGGMFFLLAFCMIVPWRIAMLYQYKKLKKSLIQ from the coding sequence GTGCTATATTTAATTTTTTCAATTGTTGTGGCTTTTTTTATGGGTGCAATGGTTATAGTTATAAGAATGAAAGCACAAAATTATCCAGTAAATGAAAAGAAAATTATATTACCACCATTTTTTATGTCAACAGGTGCGTTAATGTATGTTGTTCCATATTTTAGACTAACCGGTCAAGAAATGTTAGAGTCACTTATTTTAGGTGTACTATTTTCAACTGTGCTTATATGGACATCCCGTTTTGAAATTAAAGGCTCAGATATATATATGAAACGTTCAAAAGCATTTCCAGTGATTTTAATATCTTTATTAGTTATTAGAACAGTAATGAAAATATTTATTAGTAAAGAAATTGATCCAGGAGAAATAGGTGGAATGTTCTTCTTATTAGCATTTTGTATGATAGTACCATGGAGAATAGCTATGCTTTATCAATATAAAAAGTTAAAAAAATCACTAATACAATAA
- the tkt gene encoding transketolase yields the protein MFNEKDQLAVDTIRALSIDTIEKANSGHPGLPMGAAPMAYTLWTRHMNFNPQSKDYFNRDRFVLSAGHGSALLYSLLHVSGSLELEELKQFRQWGSKTPGHPEFKHTDGVEVTTGPLGQGFAMSVGMALAESHLAGKFNKDQFNVVDHYTYVLASDGDLMEGISHEAASFAGHNKLSKLIVLYDSNDISLDGELNKAFSENTKQRFESYGWNYLFVKDGNDLEEIDNAINEAKSQEGPTIIEVKTTIGFGSPNKAGTNGVHGAPLGEDERKLTLENYGLDPEKRFNVPDEVYEIFQTTMLQRANEDESKWEALIKEYSDAYPELAEEFKLAVSGKLPANYRDELPRFDLEHNGASRADSGEVIQALSKSVPSFFGGSADLAGSNKSNVKDAADYTPSTPEGKNIWFGVREFAMGAAVNGMAAHGGLHPYGATFFVFSDYLKPALRLSSIMGLNSTFIFTHDSIAVGEDGPTHEPIEQLAGLRAIPNMNVIRPADGNETRVAWEVALESESTPTSLVLTRQNLPVLDVPEDVVEEGVRKGAYVVYETSETPEFLLLATGSEVSLAVDAAKDIEKQGKGVRVVSMPNWNAFEQQSDEYKESVIPSSITKRIAIEMASPLGWHKYVGSEGKVIGIDGFGASAPGDLVVEKYGFTKENVLNQVLNF from the coding sequence ATGTTTAATGAAAAAGATCAATTAGCTGTTGATACAATTCGTGCTTTAAGTATTGACACTATCGAAAAAGCGAATTCTGGACACCCGGGATTACCTATGGGCGCAGCTCCAATGGCATACACTTTATGGACACGTCACATGAATTTTAATCCTCAATCAAAAGATTACTTTAACAGAGATCGTTTTGTTTTATCTGCAGGTCATGGTTCAGCTTTGCTTTATAGTTTATTACATGTATCTGGTAGTCTTGAATTAGAAGAGCTAAAACAATTTAGACAATGGGGTTCTAAAACTCCTGGACATCCAGAATTTAAACATACTGATGGCGTTGAAGTTACAACAGGTCCATTAGGACAAGGTTTTGCTATGTCAGTAGGTATGGCTTTAGCTGAAAGTCATTTAGCTGGTAAATTTAATAAAGATCAATTCAATGTTGTTGATCATTACACTTATGTTTTAGCTTCAGATGGAGATTTAATGGAAGGTATTTCACATGAAGCCGCTTCATTTGCTGGACATAATAAATTAAGTAAATTAATCGTATTATATGATTCAAATGATATTTCATTAGATGGTGAATTAAATAAAGCATTTTCCGAAAATACTAAACAACGCTTTGAATCATATGGCTGGAATTATTTATTTGTTAAAGATGGTAATGACTTAGAAGAAATTGACAATGCTATCAATGAAGCTAAATCACAAGAAGGTCCTACTATTATCGAAGTTAAAACTACTATCGGATTTGGATCTCCAAATAAAGCTGGTACAAATGGCGTTCACGGTGCTCCTCTAGGCGAAGATGAAAGAAAATTAACTTTAGAGAATTATGGTTTAGACCCTGAAAAACGTTTTAATGTTCCTGATGAAGTATATGAAATCTTCCAAACAACAATGTTACAAAGAGCTAATGAAGATGAGTCTAAATGGGAAGCATTAATTAAAGAATATAGTGATGCGTATCCTGAACTTGCTGAAGAGTTTAAATTGGCAGTTAGTGGTAAATTACCAGCTAATTATCGTGATGAGTTACCTCGTTTCGACTTAGAGCATAACGGTGCATCACGTGCAGATTCTGGCGAGGTAATCCAAGCTTTAAGTAAATCTGTACCATCATTCTTTGGTGGCTCAGCTGACCTTGCTGGTTCAAATAAATCAAACGTTAAAGATGCAGCAGACTATACTCCATCAACACCAGAAGGTAAAAACATATGGTTTGGTGTACGTGAATTTGCAATGGGCGCTGCAGTAAATGGTATGGCAGCACACGGTGGATTACATCCATATGGCGCTACATTCTTTGTATTTAGTGATTATTTGAAACCGGCACTACGTTTATCATCAATTATGGGCTTAAATTCAACATTTATTTTCACACACGATTCAATTGCTGTAGGTGAAGATGGTCCTACTCATGAACCAATCGAACAATTAGCTGGATTAAGAGCTATCCCTAATATGAATGTTATCCGTCCAGCAGATGGTAACGAAACAAGAGTTGCTTGGGAAGTAGCATTAGAATCAGAAAGCACACCAACTTCTCTAGTATTAACTCGTCAAAACTTACCAGTACTTGATGTACCAGAAGATGTAGTTGAAGAAGGCGTTCGTAAAGGTGCATATGTTGTTTATGAAACTTCAGAAACTCCTGAATTCTTACTATTAGCAACTGGTTCAGAAGTGAGTCTAGCAGTAGATGCTGCTAAAGATATTGAAAAACAAGGTAAAGGAGTTCGCGTTGTTTCAATGCCAAACTGGAATGCATTTGAACAACAATCTGATGAATATAAAGAATCAGTTATTCCTTCTTCTATTACAAAACGAATTGCTATTGAAATGGCTTCTCCACTTGGTTGGCATAAATATGTTGGCTCTGAAGGTAAAGTTATCGGAATAGATGGTTTCGGTGCAAGTGCCCCTGGAGATTTAGTAGTAGAAAAATATGGTTTTACAAAAGAGAATGTATTAAACCAAGTATTAAACTTCTAA
- the sbcD gene encoding exonuclease subunit SbcD, translating to MKIIHTADWHLGKILNGKQLLEDQKYILTKFIDQMKQQQPDVIVIAGDLYDTTYPSKDTTKLLEETIAKLNLELKIPIIMISGNHDGKERLNYGAGWFEHNQLYIKTKLEDFLEPIILNGINFYTLPYATVSEMQFYFEDDQIKTHQQGIARCISEITNHINTNGINILISHLTVQGGKTSDSERPLTIGTVESIESSVFNPFNHVMLGHLHHPFSINDKKIKYSGSLLQYSFSEAGQAKGYRQVTIDKNDNIEDTFVPLIPLRQLEIVEGEYQDVIEEKVKVKNKDNYFHFKLKNMSHIIDPMMHLKEIYPNTLALTNETFSFNETNDQVDIEERDDFSIIEQFFQYITDETLTDVQSKKIINILEDIERKEE from the coding sequence ATGAAGATAATACATACTGCTGACTGGCATTTAGGAAAAATATTGAATGGGAAGCAATTGCTTGAAGACCAAAAATATATATTGACTAAATTTATAGACCAAATGAAGCAACAACAACCAGATGTTATTGTGATTGCTGGGGATTTATATGATACAACTTATCCTAGTAAAGATACTACAAAATTATTAGAAGAGACTATTGCAAAGCTAAATTTAGAACTTAAGATTCCAATTATCATGATAAGCGGAAATCATGATGGTAAAGAAAGATTAAATTATGGAGCTGGTTGGTTTGAACACAACCAATTATATATTAAGACGAAACTAGAAGATTTTTTAGAACCAATAATATTGAATGGCATAAATTTTTACACTTTACCGTATGCAACAGTTAGTGAAATGCAATTTTACTTTGAAGATGATCAGATAAAGACACACCAACAGGGGATAGCCAGGTGTATATCAGAAATAACCAATCATATTAATACTAATGGGATAAACATACTCATTAGTCATTTAACAGTTCAAGGTGGTAAGACATCAGACTCTGAACGTCCTTTAACAATAGGTACAGTGGAATCTATAGAATCATCAGTTTTTAATCCTTTTAATCATGTCATGCTAGGTCATTTACATCACCCTTTCAGCATTAATGATAAAAAGATTAAATATAGTGGTTCATTACTACAGTACTCGTTCTCAGAAGCAGGACAAGCAAAAGGATATAGACAGGTCACGATTGATAAAAATGACAATATAGAAGATACGTTTGTACCATTAATTCCTTTAAGACAACTTGAAATAGTTGAAGGAGAGTATCAAGACGTGATAGAAGAAAAAGTTAAGGTCAAAAATAAGGACAATTATTTTCATTTTAAATTAAAAAATATGTCTCATATTATTGATCCAATGATGCATTTGAAGGAAATTTACCCTAACACACTAGCTTTAACAAATGAGACTTTTAGTTTTAATGAAACTAATGACCAGGTAGATATTGAAGAACGTGACGATTTTTCAATTATTGAACAATTCTTCCAATACATTACTGATGAAACATTAACTGATGTTCAATCGAAAAAAATAATCAATATCTTAGAGGACATTGAGAGAAAGGAGGAATAA
- a CDS encoding CAP domain-containing protein, whose product MRRIFGLIIILLCLALILPIKEFKPLVTLQSEVKDYIDIHINKEISSSENKLDTPKKQEFAFNNVQMNSSKKQIEKDLGKAKRVTYNEYGTKWYTYYNNDYDNFIMVSYINDKVNALYSNQNVITSKNKIKYNTPKDIVRNRLGEPEKEIDKGNIRFEQNNKEYDVFHNKHIYTTVFYDEHNKNSVTAILQVSDSMENRLKQQYGAPSQSLANSFELQNFDLVNAERRQHQLPTLKYSKENSDTAREHSKDMATKYYFDHTNLKGQSPFDRLKQDGIEFNAAGENLAYGQTSSIFAHQGLMNSLGHRKNILNQSFTKLGVGVSFNDERQPYWTENYTN is encoded by the coding sequence ATTAGAAGAATTTTTGGATTAATAATCATTCTTTTATGTTTAGCTTTAATACTACCTATAAAAGAATTTAAGCCACTTGTAACTTTGCAAAGTGAAGTTAAAGACTATATAGATATTCATATAAATAAAGAAATATCTTCGTCAGAAAATAAATTAGATACACCCAAAAAACAAGAATTTGCATTTAATAATGTTCAAATGAATAGTTCTAAAAAACAAATAGAAAAAGATTTGGGCAAAGCAAAAAGAGTAACATACAATGAATATGGTACTAAATGGTATACATACTATAATAATGATTATGATAATTTTATTATGGTGAGCTATATAAATGATAAAGTAAATGCACTATATTCAAATCAAAATGTTATTACTTCAAAAAATAAAATTAAATACAATACTCCTAAAGATATAGTGAGAAATCGTTTGGGTGAACCGGAAAAAGAAATCGATAAAGGTAATATTCGCTTCGAACAAAATAATAAAGAATACGATGTTTTTCATAATAAACATATATATACAACCGTGTTTTATGATGAACATAATAAAAATTCAGTTACTGCAATTTTACAAGTAAGTGATAGTATGGAAAATAGGTTGAAACAACAATATGGAGCGCCTTCTCAGTCATTAGCGAATAGTTTCGAACTGCAAAATTTTGACTTGGTAAATGCTGAACGTCGACAACATCAATTGCCAACTTTAAAATATTCTAAAGAAAATTCTGATACGGCTCGTGAGCATAGTAAAGATATGGCTACAAAGTATTACTTTGACCACACAAATTTAAAAGGGCAGTCACCGTTTGACCGATTGAAACAAGATGGAATAGAATTTAATGCAGCTGGTGAAAATTTAGCGTATGGACAAACTAGTAGCATATTTGCACATCAAGGGTTAATGAATTCACTTGGTCATAGAAAAAATATTTTAAATCAATCATTTACTAAGTTAGGTGTTGGTGTGTCCTTTAACGATGAAAGACAACCGTATTGGACAGAAAATTATACTAATTAA
- the lexA gene encoding transcriptional repressor LexA: MRELTKRQSEIYNYIKQVVQSKGYPPSVREIGEAVGLASSSTVHGHLSRLEEKGYIKRDPTKPRAIEIVSEQNNDNINMEETIHVPVIGKVTAGIPITAVENIEEYFPLPEHLTSTHNSDIFILNVVGDSMIEAGILDGDKVIVRSQTFAENGDIIVAMTEEEEATVKRFFKEKNRYRLQPENNTMDPIYLDKVIVIGKVIGLYREM, from the coding sequence ATGAGAGAATTAACAAAGCGACAAAGTGAAATATACAATTATATAAAGCAAGTAGTTCAGTCAAAAGGTTATCCACCGAGTGTTCGTGAAATTGGAGAAGCAGTTGGATTAGCCTCTAGTTCAACAGTCCACGGACATTTATCTAGATTAGAAGAAAAAGGCTATATCAAACGAGACCCTACGAAACCTCGTGCAATCGAAATAGTAAGTGAGCAAAACAATGACAATATTAATATGGAAGAGACGATCCACGTACCAGTAATTGGTAAAGTAACTGCAGGTATACCTATAACTGCTGTCGAGAACATAGAAGAATATTTTCCATTGCCTGAGCATTTAACTTCTACTCATAATAGCGACATATTTATTTTAAATGTTGTCGGTGACAGCATGATTGAAGCAGGTATTTTAGATGGTGACAAAGTAATTGTACGAAGCCAAACTTTTGCTGAAAATGGAGATATCATTGTTGCAATGACAGAGGAAGAAGAAGCAACAGTAAAAAGATTTTTCAAAGAAAAGAACAGATACAGATTGCAACCTGAAAATAATACAATGGATCCAATCTATTTAGATAAAGTAATAGTAATTGGTAAAGTCATTGGATTATATCGAGAAATGTAA
- the sosA gene encoding DNA damage-induced cell division inhibitor SosA: MFNNINKAVLTYISIFLISCAVFTVFIISVNISAHTEQTYEMTDHQLRQNNNNRSYEHTNSANDNEQSSQKVFASIN; this comes from the coding sequence GTGTTCAATAATATAAATAAAGCTGTTTTAACATATATATCAATCTTTTTAATTTCATGTGCTGTTTTTACAGTGTTTATCATAAGTGTTAACATTAGTGCTCATACAGAACAAACGTACGAAATGACTGACCATCAGTTACGTCAGAATAATAACAATCGTTCGTACGAACATACGAACTCTGCAAACGATAACGAACAAAGTTCGCAAAAAGTGTTCGCATCAATAAATTAA
- a CDS encoding YneF family protein, translating into MATWLAIILILIALIAGLVGGFFLARKYMMDYLKKNPPINEEMLRMMMMQMGQKPSQKKINQMMTMMNKNMDQNMKNPKK; encoded by the coding sequence ATGGCAACTTGGTTAGCAATTATTTTAATTTTAATAGCCCTAATCGCAGGATTAGTAGGTGGATTCTTCTTAGCAAGAAAATACATGATGGATTATTTAAAGAAAAACCCACCAATTAATGAAGAAATGCTTCGTATGATGATGATGCAAATGGGTCAAAAACCATCTCAAAAGAAAATTAATCAAATGATGACTATGATGAATAAAAATATGGATCAAAATATGAAAAATCCAAAAAAATAA
- the sbcC gene encoding exonuclease subunit SbcC has translation MKPLELQLVNFGPFLEEHIDFRQIEDNELFLISGKTGSGKTMLFDAMVYALFGEASTKDRKESDLRSHFADGKEPMTVTFIFELHNRQYKVTRQGPFLKEGNVTKTNAKLDVYEKIDNKFELRESKVTLGNQFIIDLLGVNADQFRQLFILPQGEFKRFLLSNSREKQGILRTLFNSEKYENIQNVITDDVKSEKQQIDNRYQQIDALWQSIDHFDDEVLMMILSTSSQQTEKILYYIPEIYKISEKILNEYQLKQQQSSKDFENIERKLNQNIELLNNIKLLEQQQYNLSLLKEHQNEIDNKKQIIFNLNEIATLTTYLDNKEQITVKYNNTINSINQSNKLIESINSEKLAINHQFEQLNAKKEIVKNKEEFINATQYIEQHIDKYKNSYQDIEQVKQQFEQDYIKQGELKNNLNQLNNDLEFHQQDYDIVITLTTEINNLNNNIKNMKDQLDAKAKMKEKQQQLTELQLQKSNQLDLMTELKNKHNSLDKDLLDLTNKEDFVNEIKAAVSIGEVCPICGNEINDLGEHIDFNSINKRRNDIKKIEADIATVQSNIAVKDNEIKNVEEQIANISINDINTNNLQDLQYKLTVKQQQLEQQQEINKRVENKVKQKESFIQQLHQTELSLNNNDSKLRQHRENIMEFKKVTNFDDISEFLNVYKEYVESIQRYHEQLDDLTKQLNEVEQKGKIEHNNFEHYQQQLNDYEVQLNDINLHIEQEQQRLNITSLQEIEDLVQYRQQKEQIQHDIDQYYQQLHEYEIEIKRLKQLTEHKELYNHEKLIKDYEIAKQQQEHDISELSKVQFQWQEIFKKIKDIEQHINYLNKELKEQQQIFQLSEILNGKNNKKLNLENYVLIYYLDKIITQANLRLANMTDNRYQLKRREAVSQGLSGLEIDVFDLYSNKSRHISSLSGGETFQSSLALALGLSEIVQQQAGGISLESIFIDEGFGTLDQETLETALDTLLNIKSTGRMVGIISHVSELKNRIPLILEVKANQYQSTTAFRRN, from the coding sequence ATGAAACCATTAGAATTGCAATTAGTAAATTTTGGCCCATTTTTAGAGGAACATATAGATTTTAGACAGATTGAAGATAATGAGTTATTTTTGATAAGTGGTAAAACTGGTTCTGGTAAAACAATGCTTTTTGATGCTATGGTGTATGCATTATTTGGAGAGGCTTCAACTAAAGATAGAAAAGAATCAGATTTGAGAAGTCATTTTGCGGATGGAAAAGAACCGATGACAGTAACTTTTATATTTGAATTACATAATAGGCAATATAAAGTTACAAGACAGGGGCCATTTTTAAAAGAAGGAAATGTTACAAAAACTAATGCCAAACTTGATGTTTATGAAAAAATAGATAATAAATTTGAATTAAGAGAAAGCAAAGTTACACTTGGAAATCAATTTATTATTGATTTATTAGGTGTCAATGCTGACCAATTCAGACAACTATTTATTTTACCTCAGGGTGAATTTAAAAGATTTTTATTATCTAATAGTAGGGAGAAACAAGGCATATTAAGAACTTTGTTTAATAGTGAAAAATATGAAAATATACAAAATGTAATAACAGATGATGTAAAGTCAGAAAAGCAACAGATAGACAATAGATATCAACAAATTGATGCATTGTGGCAAAGTATTGATCACTTTGATGACGAAGTTTTAATGATGATACTATCGACATCAAGTCAACAAACTGAAAAAATACTTTACTATATTCCAGAAATATATAAGATATCTGAGAAAATCTTAAATGAATATCAACTCAAACAACAACAAAGTAGCAAGGACTTTGAAAATATCGAACGAAAATTAAATCAAAATATTGAACTTTTAAATAATATCAAATTATTAGAACAACAACAGTACAATCTTAGTTTATTAAAAGAACATCAAAATGAGATAGACAATAAAAAACAAATTATATTTAACTTGAATGAAATTGCCACTTTAACTACATATTTAGATAATAAAGAGCAAATAACTGTAAAATACAACAATACTATAAATAGTATTAACCAAAGTAACAAACTAATTGAGTCTATTAATTCAGAGAAATTAGCAATTAATCATCAATTTGAACAACTTAATGCTAAAAAAGAAATTGTTAAAAATAAAGAAGAGTTTATCAATGCAACTCAATATATAGAACAACACATTGATAAATACAAGAATAGTTATCAAGATATTGAACAAGTTAAACAACAATTTGAACAAGATTATATTAAACAAGGCGAATTAAAAAACAATTTAAATCAATTAAATAATGATTTAGAATTCCATCAACAAGACTATGATATAGTAATCACGTTAACAACTGAAATAAACAATTTAAACAATAATATTAAAAATATGAAAGACCAATTAGATGCAAAAGCAAAAATGAAAGAAAAACAACAACAGTTGACTGAATTACAATTACAGAAAAGTAATCAATTAGATTTAATGACTGAATTGAAAAATAAACATAACAGCTTAGATAAAGATTTATTAGACTTAACTAATAAAGAAGATTTTGTTAATGAAATAAAAGCGGCAGTATCAATTGGAGAAGTATGTCCTATTTGTGGTAATGAAATAAATGATTTAGGAGAACATATTGATTTTAATTCAATCAATAAGAGACGTAATGATATAAAGAAAATAGAAGCTGATATTGCAACTGTCCAATCAAATATAGCTGTAAAAGATAATGAAATTAAAAATGTTGAGGAACAAATTGCTAATATTTCTATAAATGATATAAATACAAATAATCTACAAGATTTACAATATAAACTAACCGTAAAACAACAACAGTTAGAGCAACAACAAGAAATAAATAAAAGAGTTGAGAATAAAGTAAAACAAAAAGAAAGTTTCATTCAACAACTACATCAAACAGAACTATCATTAAATAATAATGACAGTAAACTACGTCAACATAGAGAGAATATAATGGAGTTTAAAAAAGTAACAAACTTTGATGATATTTCTGAATTTTTAAATGTATATAAAGAATATGTGGAAAGTATACAGAGGTATCATGAGCAACTAGACGACTTAACTAAACAACTAAATGAAGTCGAACAGAAAGGTAAGATTGAACATAACAACTTTGAACATTATCAACAACAATTAAATGATTATGAGGTACAGTTAAACGATATAAACCTTCATATTGAACAAGAGCAACAACGCCTAAATATAACTTCATTACAAGAAATAGAAGATCTTGTCCAATATCGACAACAAAAAGAACAAATACAACATGATATTGATCAATATTATCAACAGTTACACGAATACGAAATAGAAATTAAAAGATTAAAGCAATTAACAGAACATAAAGAATTATATAATCACGAGAAGTTAATAAAGGACTATGAAATAGCTAAGCAACAGCAAGAACATGATATAAGTGAGTTGTCTAAAGTTCAATTTCAATGGCAAGAAATATTCAAGAAAATTAAAGATATTGAACAGCATATAAACTATTTGAATAAAGAATTGAAAGAACAACAACAAATTTTCCAATTATCAGAAATACTAAATGGTAAAAATAACAAAAAATTAAATCTTGAAAATTATGTTTTGATTTACTATTTAGATAAAATTATTACTCAAGCTAATTTACGTTTAGCAAACATGACAGATAATCGTTACCAATTGAAGCGGAGAGAAGCGGTATCACAGGGATTAAGTGGTTTAGAAATCGATGTTTTTGATTTGTATTCTAATAAATCAAGACATATAAGTTCTTTATCAGGGGGAGAAACATTCCAGTCTTCATTAGCACTGGCATTGGGTCTTAGTGAAATTGTGCAACAACAAGCAGGTGGTATCTCACTTGAATCTATATTCATTGATGAAGGCTTTGGTACACTAGATCAAGAAACTTTAGAAACTGCATTAGATACTTTGTTGAATATTAAGTCGACTGGTAGAATGGTAGGCATAATTTCTCATGTAAGTGAGTTGAAGAATAGGATACCATTAATTTTAGAAGTGAAAGCAAATCAATACCAAAGTACTACTGCTTTTAGAAGAAATTAA